A genomic window from Streptomyces broussonetiae includes:
- a CDS encoding threonine/serine dehydratase translates to MIGISDIEAAAARIAGHVVRTPTVPSPGLTALLGVPVTAKLELLQRTGSFKVRGATAKLLSLSEAERAAGVVAVSGGNHGIALAVMAAALDVKATVVMPRTAPARSIGLAEAAGASVRLTDGMDSAFELVLRLRDEGLTLVHPFDDPVVIAGQGTVGLEFADDVEDGTEPTDVIVSIGGGGLIAGVAAALRARRPDVRVWGVETEGAEAMSAALKAGGPLQVPVSSLVTTLSAPAVSRLTYDHVSALVDDVLVVPDRDAVQGSLDLAEHAKVWAEPAAGCLLPAARQVLTRVGDGVRLGLVVCGGNTTPRELTGWGERFGLM, encoded by the coding sequence TTGATCGGCATCTCGGACATCGAAGCCGCCGCGGCACGGATCGCCGGACACGTCGTACGGACGCCGACCGTGCCGAGCCCGGGACTGACCGCCCTGCTCGGCGTCCCGGTCACCGCCAAGCTCGAACTGCTCCAGCGCACCGGCTCGTTCAAGGTGCGCGGGGCCACGGCCAAGCTGCTGTCGCTGAGCGAGGCCGAGCGGGCGGCGGGCGTGGTCGCGGTCAGCGGCGGCAATCACGGCATCGCCCTCGCGGTGATGGCGGCGGCCCTCGACGTGAAGGCGACCGTGGTGATGCCTCGCACCGCACCCGCGCGATCCATCGGCCTCGCCGAGGCGGCCGGCGCGTCGGTGCGGCTGACCGACGGCATGGACAGCGCGTTCGAGCTGGTACTCCGGCTGCGGGACGAGGGGCTGACCCTGGTCCATCCGTTCGACGATCCGGTCGTCATCGCCGGACAGGGCACCGTGGGGCTGGAGTTCGCCGACGACGTCGAGGACGGCACGGAACCGACGGACGTGATCGTCAGCATCGGCGGCGGCGGTCTGATCGCCGGAGTGGCGGCCGCCCTGCGCGCCCGGCGTCCGGACGTACGGGTGTGGGGCGTGGAGACGGAGGGTGCCGAGGCCATGTCGGCCGCGCTGAAAGCGGGTGGCCCGCTGCAGGTGCCGGTCTCCTCGCTCGTCACCACGCTGAGCGCACCGGCCGTCTCCCGGCTGACCTACGACCATGTGTCCGCGCTGGTCGACGACGTGCTGGTGGTCCCGGACCGGGACGCCGTGCAGGGCTCGCTGGACCTCGCCGAGCACGCCAAGGTGTGGGCCGAACCGGCCGCGGGCTGCCTGCTGCCGGCGGCCCGGCAGGTGCTGACCCGGGTCGGCGACGGCGTCCGGCTGGGACTCGTGGTGTGCGGCGGCAACACGACGCCCCGCGAACTGACCGGCTGGGGCGAGCGGTTCGGGCTGATGTGA
- a CDS encoding cholesterol oxidase substrate-binding domain-containing protein, with amino-acid sequence MLRSAAALAATPVLLTADPATAAAELPGFPAEVTLYRTAYRNWVGEITAEGLWACAPNGPQQVLAVVNWAWRRGWRVRARGCSHGWSPLTISEGTRTHTRTLLEDADCAALLAHLGRAFVTEVVLRVGPDTTLRCVSRTDIPARELFAAPGSGGRTLESFLRRSGRIEAIWFAFTEFPWLKEWSVTPRRPPGSRHVTSPYSYPFSDSVPTLVADLVGRLVAGAGWYLAPEVGNAQLTVAGLGLAATDSADLWGPSKNTLLYVRPTTLRVSANGYAVLTSRAGVQRVVHEFTARYRELLAAYAARGRFPVNGPVEIRVTGLDDPADPGVPGARAPLLSALRPSVARPEWDSAVWLDVLTLPGTPDAEAFLREVERFLLVSYDGRYALARAEWSKGWAYTADSAWADPEVLGTAVPGTFGRDVWTRAVTTLDRLDPHRVFTNAFLDRLLR; translated from the coding sequence GTGCTGCGCAGCGCCGCCGCGCTCGCCGCCACGCCCGTCCTGCTCACGGCTGATCCGGCGACGGCCGCGGCCGAACTCCCCGGGTTCCCCGCCGAGGTGACGCTCTACCGTACGGCGTACCGCAACTGGGTGGGCGAGATCACCGCCGAGGGCCTGTGGGCCTGCGCGCCGAACGGTCCGCAGCAGGTGCTCGCCGTGGTGAACTGGGCCTGGCGCAGGGGCTGGCGGGTCCGGGCGCGCGGCTGCTCCCACGGCTGGTCGCCGCTGACGATCAGCGAGGGGACGAGGACGCACACCCGGACCCTGCTGGAGGACGCGGACTGTGCGGCGCTGCTGGCCCACCTCGGCCGGGCCTTCGTCACCGAGGTGGTGCTGCGGGTCGGCCCGGACACCACCCTGCGCTGTGTCAGCCGCACCGACATCCCGGCCCGCGAGCTGTTCGCGGCGCCCGGCTCCGGCGGGCGCACCCTGGAGAGCTTCCTGCGCCGCTCGGGCCGCATCGAGGCGATCTGGTTCGCCTTCACCGAGTTCCCGTGGCTGAAGGAGTGGAGCGTCACACCGCGGCGGCCGCCCGGCTCACGGCACGTCACCTCGCCGTACAGCTACCCCTTCTCCGACAGCGTGCCCACACTCGTGGCCGACCTGGTGGGACGGCTGGTGGCGGGCGCGGGCTGGTACCTGGCGCCGGAGGTGGGCAACGCTCAGCTCACGGTGGCCGGGCTGGGGCTGGCGGCCACGGACTCGGCCGACCTGTGGGGGCCGTCGAAGAACACACTGCTGTATGTGCGCCCGACCACGCTGCGGGTGAGCGCGAACGGGTACGCGGTACTCACCTCGCGCGCCGGGGTGCAGCGGGTGGTGCACGAGTTCACCGCCCGCTACCGGGAGTTGCTCGCCGCGTACGCCGCGCGGGGCCGCTTCCCGGTCAACGGCCCGGTCGAGATCCGGGTGACCGGTCTGGACGACCCGGCCGACCCGGGCGTACCCGGCGCGCGGGCCCCGCTGCTGTCGGCACTACGGCCGAGCGTGGCGCGTCCGGAGTGGGACAGCGCCGTGTGGCTGGACGTCCTGACACTGCCCGGCACGCCGGACGCGGAGGCTTTTCTGCGCGAGGTGGAGCGGTTCCTGCTCGTCAGCTACGACGGCCGGTACGCCCTCGCCCGTGCGGAGTGGTCCAAGGGCTGGGCGTACACGGCCGACTCCGCCTGGGCCGACCCGGAGGTGCTCGGCACGGCCGTACCCGGCACCTTCGGCCGCGACGTGTGGACGCGGGCGGTCACGACCCTCGACCGGCTCGACCCGCACCGGGTGTTCACCAACGCCTTCCTGGACCGCCTCCTGCGCTGA
- a CDS encoding serine/threonine-protein kinase: protein MTMVKAHVSAHELVAGRYRLLEVFARETNRLWWYAEDVAVDQPRLVAQTALPEPCADDTVRRVTARVVRTSETMRLLRPGRVAVVVDAVVEAGALWTVTEWIDGTPLGELLDREGSFNPVRTARIGLELLDVLQAAHDEGITHGELSPGQVFVPDGGPVVVTGFGLAGATLAPRLTAPSYASPEQARDERIGPAADLWALGALLYTMVEGRPPFRDRGRPEATLKAVDRLPLRTPLRAGPLTQAVQGLLRKNSRERLPRPVAREALTRALDEDADASRRPVPVPRLRGAYRGVLPAGLERGGRAPVIGTALAVVAIAAAVLAATHQLPGTGSAQAPARPASSAGSAGRPSATPAPAPTASATAPAVLPAGYHRYTAPEGFSVALPDAWKRLTTARVTGAYRVTFGPGGASLALAVTYSERVGPDPVAVWREDVEPDLERLPGYQRVGSARATTYQGHRAADLEWLAGTGQGRVHTFGRGFLLGGHRGFSLRFTTPAAAWDDAADRLALKTFLATFRTPGSEQTSEPTTGPGTGSAQRPKN from the coding sequence ATGACCATGGTCAAGGCGCACGTCTCCGCACACGAGTTGGTCGCCGGACGGTACCGGCTCCTGGAGGTCTTCGCCCGCGAGACGAACCGGCTGTGGTGGTACGCCGAGGACGTGGCGGTGGACCAGCCCCGGCTGGTGGCCCAGACCGCCCTGCCGGAGCCCTGCGCCGACGACACCGTGCGCCGTGTCACGGCCCGGGTCGTCCGCACCTCGGAGACCATGCGACTGCTGCGCCCCGGCCGGGTCGCCGTCGTCGTGGACGCCGTGGTGGAGGCCGGTGCGCTGTGGACGGTCACCGAGTGGATCGACGGCACACCGCTCGGCGAACTCCTCGACCGGGAGGGCTCGTTCAACCCGGTGCGCACGGCGCGGATCGGCCTGGAGCTGCTCGACGTGCTGCAGGCCGCGCACGACGAGGGCATCACCCATGGTGAGCTGAGCCCCGGTCAGGTCTTCGTCCCCGACGGCGGCCCGGTCGTCGTCACCGGGTTCGGGCTGGCCGGGGCGACCCTGGCGCCCCGGCTCACGGCACCCTCGTACGCGTCTCCGGAGCAGGCCCGCGACGAGCGCATCGGCCCGGCCGCCGATCTGTGGGCGCTGGGCGCGCTGCTGTACACGATGGTGGAGGGCCGGCCCCCGTTCCGGGACCGCGGCAGGCCCGAGGCCACCCTGAAGGCCGTGGACCGGCTGCCGTTGCGCACTCCCCTGCGCGCGGGACCGCTCACCCAGGCCGTACAGGGTCTGCTGCGGAAGAACTCCCGGGAGCGGCTGCCCCGGCCGGTGGCCCGCGAGGCCCTGACCCGGGCCCTGGACGAGGACGCGGACGCCTCCCGCCGCCCGGTCCCCGTACCCCGGCTGCGCGGGGCGTACCGGGGCGTGCTGCCCGCCGGGCTGGAACGCGGCGGACGGGCGCCCGTCATCGGCACCGCGCTCGCCGTGGTGGCCATCGCCGCCGCGGTCCTGGCCGCGACCCACCAGCTGCCGGGCACCGGCTCCGCCCAGGCGCCGGCCCGTCCCGCCTCCTCGGCGGGCTCGGCCGGCCGTCCGTCCGCGACGCCCGCTCCGGCACCGACCGCGTCGGCGACGGCCCCGGCCGTCCTGCCCGCCGGGTACCACCGCTACACCGCCCCGGAGGGCTTCTCCGTGGCTCTGCCGGACGCCTGGAAGCGGCTGACCACGGCACGCGTCACGGGCGCCTACCGCGTCACCTTCGGCCCGGGCGGCGCCTCCCTCGCGCTCGCCGTCACCTACAGCGAGCGGGTCGGCCCGGACCCGGTCGCCGTCTGGCGCGAGGACGTCGAACCGGACCTGGAACGGCTCCCGGGCTACCAGCGCGTCGGCTCCGCGCGGGCCACCACGTACCAGGGCCACCGGGCGGCCGACCTGGAGTGGCTGGCGGGGACCGGGCAGGGCCGGGTGCACACGTTCGGGCGCGGCTTCCTGCTCGGTGGTCACCGGGGTTTCTCGCTGCGCTTCACCACCCCGGCCGCGGCCTGGGACGACGCGGCCGACCGGCTGGCCCTGAAGACCTTCCTGGCGACGTTCCGCACGCCGGGGAGCGAGCAGACGAGCGAGCCGACGACCGGGCCGGGGACCGGGTCGGCGCAACGGCCGAAGAACTGA
- a CDS encoding AIM24 family protein, which yields MKGDLFSSEHVVQPAAEPGMSVENAKCIRYVVDGEMYARQGAMVAHRGELKFERKGQGVGGMLKRAVTGEGLPLMAVRGKGEAWFAHEAQNCFVVEVESSDRFTVNGRNVLCFDTSLSYEIKTVKGSGIAGGGLFNSVFSGQGRLGLVCEGTPLVIPVTAQSPVYVDTDAVVGWTDRLQTSLHRSQSIGSMLRGGSGEAVQLLLQGDGFVVVRPSEATGQKAQQH from the coding sequence ATGAAGGGTGACCTCTTTTCCAGTGAGCACGTGGTGCAGCCGGCCGCGGAGCCGGGCATGTCCGTCGAGAACGCCAAGTGCATCCGGTACGTGGTGGACGGCGAGATGTACGCCCGCCAGGGCGCGATGGTCGCCCATCGGGGCGAGCTGAAGTTCGAGCGCAAGGGGCAGGGCGTCGGCGGCATGCTCAAGCGCGCGGTCACCGGCGAGGGGCTGCCCCTGATGGCCGTGCGCGGGAAGGGCGAGGCCTGGTTCGCGCACGAGGCGCAGAACTGCTTCGTCGTCGAGGTCGAATCCAGTGACCGGTTCACCGTCAACGGGCGCAATGTGCTGTGCTTCGACACCTCGCTGTCGTACGAGATCAAGACGGTGAAGGGATCGGGCATCGCCGGTGGCGGGCTGTTCAACAGCGTGTTCAGCGGGCAGGGCCGACTCGGTCTGGTCTGCGAGGGCACTCCGCTGGTCATCCCGGTCACCGCGCAGTCCCCGGTGTACGTCGACACGGATGCGGTGGTCGGCTGGACCGACCGCCTGCAGACCTCGCTGCACCGCTCCCAGTCCATCGGCTCGATGCTGCGCGGCGGTTCGGGTGAGGCCGTGCAACTGCTGCTCCAGGGCGACGGCTTCGTCGTGGTGCGGCCGAGCGAGGCGACCGGCCAAAAGGCCCAGCAGCACTGA
- a CDS encoding serine hydrolase domain-containing protein produces the protein MVSTTVGRGAVLGAVALSLLAVPARAATAEPGTPAAPAPAAPDTAGVAAALRRAVDEGAPGALARIEDHGRTYKVTRGLADRSTRRAITADDRFRIGSVTKTFSAVVLLQLADEHRLSLDAPVNRYLPKLLPDDRITVRQVLGHRSGLYDYTNDMFADSVSGFEAVRNKVFTYRQLIALSLRKPRTNAPGAAYSYSNTNFVVAGILIEKLTGQSVRTAYEDRIFKPLKLRDTFYVHPKTTIPGRYARGYLTPDEAGAPLLDTTNQTVSWAQSAGAIISSARDLDTFYSALLSGRLLSAARLGDMEKFIRVDSTTAYGLGLRRRELSCGVAVYGHTGIVQGYYTYAFATKDGARSFAAVATTSNNAKVQEAMGGALDTAFCGKDGKNGKAAGQ, from the coding sequence ATGGTCTCAACAACGGTGGGCCGGGGCGCGGTTCTCGGCGCGGTCGCGCTCTCGCTCCTCGCGGTACCGGCCCGGGCCGCGACCGCGGAGCCGGGCACCCCGGCGGCACCGGCGCCCGCGGCACCGGACACCGCGGGCGTGGCTGCGGCGCTGCGCCGGGCGGTGGACGAGGGCGCGCCGGGCGCTCTGGCCCGGATCGAGGACCACGGCAGGACGTACAAGGTGACGCGCGGTCTGGCCGACCGCAGCACCCGGCGGGCCATCACCGCCGACGACCGGTTCCGCATCGGCAGCGTCACCAAGACCTTCTCGGCCGTCGTCCTGCTCCAGCTCGCCGACGAACACCGGCTGTCGCTCGACGCCCCGGTCAACCGCTATCTGCCCAAGCTGCTGCCGGACGACCGGATCACCGTCCGCCAGGTGCTCGGTCACCGCAGCGGGCTGTACGACTACACCAACGACATGTTCGCCGACAGCGTGTCCGGCTTCGAGGCGGTACGGAACAAGGTCTTCACCTACCGCCAGTTGATCGCCCTCTCCCTGAGGAAGCCCCGTACCAACGCGCCGGGCGCCGCGTACTCCTACTCCAACACCAACTTCGTCGTCGCCGGGATCCTCATCGAGAAGCTCACGGGGCAGTCCGTGCGCACGGCGTACGAGGACCGCATCTTCAAGCCGCTGAAGCTGCGCGACACTTTCTATGTCCACCCGAAGACCACGATCCCGGGCCGGTACGCCCGCGGCTACCTCACCCCCGACGAGGCCGGTGCCCCCCTGCTCGACACCACCAACCAGACGGTGTCGTGGGCGCAGAGCGCGGGGGCGATCATCTCCAGCGCCCGAGACCTCGACACGTTCTACTCCGCCCTGCTGAGCGGCCGACTGCTGTCCGCCGCCCGGCTCGGCGACATGGAGAAGTTCATCCGGGTCGACAGCACGACGGCGTACGGGCTCGGGCTGCGGCGGCGCGAGCTGTCGTGCGGGGTCGCCGTGTACGGGCACACCGGGATCGTGCAGGGGTACTACACGTACGCCTTCGCCACGAAGGACGGTGCGCGCAGTTTCGCGGCCGTCGCCACCACCTCCAACAACGCCAAGGTGCAGGAGGCGATGGGCGGGGCGCTGGACACCGCGTTCTGCGGGAAGGACGGGAAGAACGGGAAGGCAGCCGGGCAGTAA
- a CDS encoding DUF6328 family protein: protein MTQEGRRRGRDESKEERADRMWGELVQEVRVAQTGVQILFGFLLTVAFQPRYATLAHTDRVIYVVTVVLGASATGALIGPVSLHRLVSGRMVKPQAVRIASWMTFTGLLLLLATTASALLLILRVATHSSALSWLVAAVVGWYLLCWYVLPLWIRRRHTTHPGAGAAPPRREAGGDDRAPG, encoded by the coding sequence ATGACGCAGGAAGGACGGCGCAGGGGGCGCGACGAGAGCAAGGAGGAGCGGGCCGACCGGATGTGGGGTGAACTCGTCCAGGAGGTCCGGGTCGCCCAGACGGGCGTGCAGATCCTGTTCGGCTTCCTGCTGACCGTCGCCTTCCAGCCGAGGTACGCCACCCTCGCCCACACCGACCGGGTCATCTACGTCGTCACCGTGGTCCTGGGCGCCAGCGCGACCGGCGCCCTCATCGGACCGGTGTCGCTGCACCGCCTGGTCTCCGGCCGCATGGTCAAGCCGCAGGCGGTACGGATCGCCTCCTGGATGACCTTCACCGGCCTGCTCCTGCTGCTCGCCACGACGGCCTCGGCGCTGCTGCTGATCCTGCGGGTGGCCACGCACAGCAGCGCGCTGTCCTGGCTGGTCGCGGCCGTCGTCGGCTGGTACCTGCTGTGCTGGTACGTCCTGCCGTTGTGGATCCGGCGCCGCCACACGACCCATCCGGGCGCCGGGGCCGCGCCGCCGCGCCGTGAGGCCGGCGGCGACGACCGGGCGCCGGGCTAG
- a CDS encoding tetratricopeptide repeat protein, which yields MYGKAFAPEYQGALTTLSVNSSLVDVLAEGTERLREAERSGQPAEAARCGLAVAEAQRRLGHIEDADRTWKASYRAAREAGDTGAMAWALWSGGTLARQRGAFPLAWRLLKLAAELGERGGDVVVRGYSLAGLAETGRIQGDYEAVGRLHEQLLAEARRRGEARHTVWALEGIAQMHRNTGDHDRAYALFEEAAEIAERAEDRRGHAWALRGLADILSVRDKDTEGALELLSRAEAGCRAMNLSSALAYNHKMRGNVLYRAGRYSEAREMYELALAEFREMSEPRGEALARLGLAKSRARLGRDRTETAAELAELARTLERSGLKHAREMVIRAQQEFGPDAEVTR from the coding sequence ATGTACGGCAAGGCTTTCGCCCCGGAGTACCAGGGCGCGCTGACCACCCTGTCCGTGAACTCCTCGCTGGTCGACGTGCTGGCCGAGGGCACCGAGCGGCTGCGCGAGGCCGAACGGTCCGGGCAGCCCGCAGAGGCGGCCCGCTGTGGACTCGCCGTCGCCGAGGCACAGCGGCGGCTCGGCCACATCGAGGATGCGGACCGGACCTGGAAGGCGAGTTACCGCGCCGCCCGTGAGGCGGGCGACACCGGCGCGATGGCGTGGGCGCTGTGGAGCGGCGGCACCCTCGCCCGGCAGCGCGGGGCGTTCCCGCTGGCCTGGCGGCTGCTCAAGCTCGCCGCCGAACTCGGTGAGCGCGGCGGGGACGTCGTGGTCCGCGGCTACTCGCTGGCGGGCCTCGCGGAGACCGGCCGCATCCAGGGCGACTACGAAGCCGTCGGCCGGCTGCACGAGCAGCTGCTGGCCGAGGCCCGCCGGCGCGGGGAGGCCCGGCACACGGTGTGGGCGCTGGAGGGCATCGCGCAGATGCACCGCAACACCGGGGACCACGACCGGGCGTACGCGCTGTTCGAGGAGGCGGCGGAGATAGCCGAGCGGGCCGAGGACCGGCGCGGGCACGCCTGGGCGCTGCGTGGCCTCGCCGACATCCTCTCGGTGCGCGACAAGGACACCGAGGGGGCGCTGGAACTGCTCTCCCGGGCGGAGGCCGGCTGCCGGGCGATGAACCTGTCGAGCGCACTCGCCTACAACCACAAGATGCGCGGCAACGTCCTCTACCGCGCCGGGCGTTACTCCGAGGCGCGGGAGATGTACGAGCTGGCGCTGGCGGAGTTCCGCGAGATGAGCGAGCCGCGCGGTGAGGCACTGGCCCGGCTGGGCCTGGCGAAGTCACGGGCCCGACTCGGCCGGGACCGCACCGAGACCGCGGCCGAACTCGCCGAGCTGGCACGGACGTTGGAGCGCAGCGGACTGAAGCACGCGCGGGAGATGGTGATCCGGGCCCAGCAGGAGTTCGGCCCGGACGCGGAGGTCACCCGATGA
- a CDS encoding aldo/keto reductase — MDEREFGRSGQWASVVGLGTWQLGADWGDVDDKEALSVLEAAAEAGVTFFDTADVYGDGRSEETIASFLRGRPDLHVLVATKMGRRVDQIPANYVLDNFRAWNDRSRRNLGVDRIDLVQLHCPPTPVYSSDAVYDALDTLVQEERIAAYGVSVETCAEALTAIERPNVASVQIILNPFRMKPLHEVVPAARAAGVGIIARVPLASGLLSGKYTKDTVFAANDHRTFNRHGEAFDQGETFSGVDYPTGVEAAAEFAALAPEGYTPAQLALRWIIEQDGVTTVIPGARTPEQARANATAAKLPPLPEETFTAIRELYERRIKDRVEQRW, encoded by the coding sequence ATGGACGAACGCGAATTCGGCAGGTCGGGCCAGTGGGCCTCGGTGGTCGGTCTCGGCACCTGGCAGCTGGGCGCCGACTGGGGCGACGTGGACGACAAGGAGGCCCTGTCCGTCCTGGAGGCGGCCGCCGAGGCGGGGGTCACCTTCTTCGACACGGCGGACGTGTACGGCGACGGACGCAGCGAGGAGACCATCGCCTCGTTCCTGCGCGGCCGGCCCGATCTGCATGTGCTGGTGGCCACCAAGATGGGCCGCCGGGTCGACCAGATCCCCGCGAACTACGTCCTGGACAACTTCCGCGCCTGGAACGACCGTTCGCGCCGCAACCTCGGCGTCGACCGCATCGACCTGGTCCAGCTGCACTGTCCGCCGACCCCCGTCTACTCCAGCGACGCGGTCTACGACGCCCTGGACACGCTCGTGCAGGAGGAGCGGATCGCGGCGTACGGGGTGAGCGTGGAGACCTGCGCCGAGGCGCTGACCGCGATCGAGCGGCCGAACGTGGCGAGCGTGCAGATCATCCTCAACCCGTTCCGTATGAAGCCCCTCCACGAGGTGGTGCCCGCCGCCCGCGCGGCCGGCGTCGGCATCATCGCGCGCGTGCCCCTCGCCTCCGGCCTGCTGTCCGGGAAGTACACCAAGGACACCGTGTTCGCGGCCAACGACCACCGCACCTTCAACCGGCACGGCGAGGCCTTCGACCAGGGCGAGACCTTCTCCGGCGTCGACTACCCGACCGGCGTCGAGGCCGCCGCCGAGTTCGCCGCCCTCGCCCCCGAGGGATACACCCCGGCCCAGCTGGCGCTGCGCTGGATCATCGAGCAGGACGGCGTGACGACGGTCATCCCCGGGGCCCGCACGCCGGAGCAGGCCCGAGCCAACGCGACCGCCGCCAAGCTGCCGCCGCTGCCCGAGGAGACCTTCACCGCGATCCGCGAGCTGTACGAGCGCCGGATCAAGGACCGGGTCGAGCAGCGCTGGTAG
- a CDS encoding polyprenyl synthetase family protein — protein MTALQAPPSASEVLSRCRELVRPALEEAVAGLHPWLAEMAAYCFGWCEVGGAPAAAPGGKGVRQALAVLGAEAAGADGRVGVPAAVAVELVHAFSLLHDDIMDGDGTRRRRPAVWQAYGTGPAVLAGDALFALAVQTLAGVARDPGALGLLSAALADLVRGQADDLLFASRPRTGPERVTPAEYRAMAEGKTGALLGCAVALGAALGGAPEATVTALEQAGRRLGIAFQLVDDVLGIWGDPAVTGKPAGGDLREGKKTFPVLVALASPAAGRLPELLGRPERAEEAAALIEAAGGRAAALAEARTHTAAARALLAGTPLAAPAAADLLALLDFLVGREL, from the coding sequence ATGACCGCGCTGCAGGCCCCGCCCTCCGCATCCGAAGTCCTGTCCCGCTGCCGGGAGTTGGTGCGTCCGGCGCTCGAGGAGGCGGTGGCGGGGCTGCATCCGTGGCTGGCGGAGATGGCGGCCTACTGCTTCGGCTGGTGCGAGGTCGGCGGGGCGCCCGCCGCCGCGCCGGGCGGCAAGGGCGTACGGCAGGCGCTCGCGGTGCTCGGCGCCGAGGCGGCGGGTGCCGACGGCCGGGTCGGCGTGCCGGCGGCGGTCGCCGTGGAACTCGTGCACGCCTTCTCACTGCTGCACGACGACATCATGGACGGCGACGGAACCCGGCGCCGCCGCCCGGCCGTATGGCAGGCCTACGGCACCGGACCTGCCGTACTGGCCGGGGACGCCCTGTTCGCCCTCGCGGTGCAGACCCTGGCCGGGGTGGCACGGGATCCCGGCGCGCTCGGGCTGCTGTCGGCGGCCCTCGCCGATCTGGTGCGCGGGCAGGCCGACGACCTGCTGTTCGCCAGCCGGCCCCGCACCGGCCCGGAGCGGGTGACGCCCGCGGAGTACCGGGCGATGGCGGAGGGCAAGACCGGTGCGCTGCTGGGCTGTGCCGTCGCGCTGGGCGCCGCGCTCGGCGGGGCGCCCGAGGCCACGGTCACCGCGCTGGAGCAGGCCGGACGTCGGCTGGGCATCGCCTTCCAGCTGGTCGACGACGTGCTGGGCATCTGGGGCGACCCGGCCGTCACCGGCAAACCCGCCGGCGGCGATCTGCGCGAGGGCAAGAAGACGTTCCCGGTCCTGGTCGCGCTCGCCTCCCCGGCCGCCGGCCGGCTGCCCGAACTGCTCGGCCGCCCTGAGCGGGCCGAGGAGGCGGCCGCGCTGATCGAGGCGGCGGGGGGCCGGGCGGCGGCGCTGGCCGAGGCCCGTACGCACACGGCCGCCGCCCGCGCACTCCTCGCGGGTACGCCCCTGGCCGCCCCGGCCGCCGCGGATCTGCTCGCACTGCTGGACTTCCTGGTCGGCCGCGAGCTGTGA
- a CDS encoding CAP domain-containing protein: protein MTTELVPGGNLALPPGELRLRVAGAFDVSALVTGADGKVGSDADFVFYNQPRAPGVRLLGDTLAVLPAQLRGGACRVTVVVSAAEPGTPLGRLPAPRLEVMDVQGSAVARFAPPRPGPETVLLVAELYLRPGAGWKLRAIGQGYADGLAGLVRDFGVDVTDDGQSRAAEPAVPSSEHPSRTDDGFVRAVNSARAQTGSPCITLDARLVRAARSHARAMADAGRLGGEGQDGVSVHQRITGAGYAYITVGEHLVSGPRTAAEFVEYCMVSERSRAILLDPVFRHAALAHADAGDRYWTALWATPLTPDALSRTAAEVVALTNAERGRAGLPTLAVDALLSAAAQAHCADMVARDFYDHTSPDGSRPWDRAAAAGSRLRTIGENIACGQRSAADVVAGWMNSPGHRANILKREFGHIGIGFAGGGRAGTYWCQLFGG from the coding sequence ATGACGACCGAGTTGGTTCCCGGGGGAAATCTGGCCCTGCCCCCGGGCGAGCTGCGGCTCCGGGTGGCCGGCGCCTTCGATGTGTCCGCGCTGGTCACCGGGGCCGACGGGAAGGTCGGGTCCGACGCCGACTTCGTGTTCTACAACCAGCCCCGGGCGCCGGGGGTACGGCTGCTCGGTGACACCCTGGCCGTGCTCCCGGCGCAGCTGCGCGGTGGGGCCTGCCGCGTCACCGTCGTCGTCAGTGCGGCCGAGCCCGGTACACCGCTCGGGCGGCTGCCCGCTCCCCGGCTCGAGGTCATGGACGTCCAAGGCTCGGCCGTGGCCCGCTTCGCGCCACCGCGCCCCGGACCGGAGACCGTGCTGCTGGTCGCCGAGCTGTACCTGCGGCCGGGTGCCGGCTGGAAGCTGCGGGCGATCGGGCAGGGGTACGCGGACGGGCTGGCCGGTCTGGTCCGGGACTTCGGGGTGGACGTCACCGACGACGGGCAGAGCCGGGCGGCCGAACCCGCGGTGCCGTCGTCCGAGCACCCGTCCCGCACCGACGATGGCTTTGTCCGGGCGGTCAACTCGGCGCGCGCGCAGACCGGTTCGCCATGCATCACCCTCGACGCGCGTCTTGTCCGCGCCGCGCGCTCGCACGCCCGGGCCATGGCGGACGCCGGGCGGCTCGGTGGGGAGGGGCAGGACGGCGTGTCGGTACACCAGCGGATCACCGGCGCCGGGTACGCCTACATCACGGTCGGGGAGCATCTGGTCTCCGGGCCGCGCACCGCCGCGGAGTTCGTGGAGTACTGCATGGTGTCCGAGCGGTCCCGCGCGATCCTGCTCGACCCGGTCTTCCGGCATGCCGCCCTGGCCCACGCCGACGCGGGTGACCGGTACTGGACCGCGCTGTGGGCCACTCCGCTGACCCCGGACGCGCTGTCCCGGACGGCCGCCGAGGTCGTGGCGCTCACCAACGCCGAGCGGGGCCGGGCCGGGCTGCCGACGCTGGCCGTCGACGCACTGCTCTCGGCCGCGGCGCAGGCGCACTGCGCGGACATGGTGGCCCGCGACTTCTACGACCACACCTCCCCCGACGGCTCCCGGCCCTGGGACCGGGCTGCCGCGGCGGGCTCCCGCCTGCGCACGATCGGCGAGAACATCGCCTGCGGCCAGCGCTCGGCCGCAGACGTAGTTGCGGGCTGGATGAACAGCCCCGGGCATCGGGCCAACATCCTCAAGCGCGAGTTCGGCCACATCGGCATCGGCTTCGCGGGCGGCGGCCGGGCGGGCACCTACTGGTGCCAGCTGTTCGGTGGCTGA